The following coding sequences are from one Leptolyngbya sp. NIES-3755 window:
- a CDS encoding hypothetical protein (similar to AA sequence:cyanobase_aa:Cyan7425_3458), with translation MMYGVVNPNCEAIIKVAVGRIGSPKIAVDAVIDTGFTSFLSLPLSVIADLGLPWHFRDFGTLGDGNEVVFEVYKGAVIWNGQNQIIDVVASEAEPLVGMSLLYGFKLEIEAVEGGAVTIGTLA, from the coding sequence ATGATGTACGGCGTGGTTAACCCGAATTGTGAAGCAATCATCAAAGTTGCAGTAGGTCGCATTGGATCACCCAAAATTGCTGTTGATGCGGTGATTGATACAGGATTTACCAGCTTTTTATCTCTACCCCTTTCCGTTATTGCAGATTTGGGCTTGCCTTGGCATTTTCGCGACTTTGGAACGTTGGGCGACGGAAACGAAGTTGTTTTTGAAGTCTACAAGGGGGCTGTCATTTGGAATGGTCAGAACCAAATTATTGATGTAGTGGCTTCCGAAGCAGAACCGCTTGTGGGAATGAGTTTGCTGTACGGTTTTAAGCTTGAAATTGAGGCGGTTGAAGGGGGTGCTGTTACGATCGGAACGCTGGCGTAA
- a CDS encoding tellurite resistance protein (similar to AA sequence:cyanobase_aa:LBDG_29890), with protein sequence MDSSTPVRPTYTDEQISVWLRGLLTLAWADDDFDETEQHLIASLTEHELTQEEMDHLFKPVSDDELRSSFGDSPECAENFLRTAVMVALSDGLYTSTEDAVLEQFCQTLNTGTEILENLRLTLCDRHPETQELQPHPELSLDVLKPVRSWLDNTEIHDPKIARFLCKMIPPQCPFERDIKLFGHKVVHIPPLCKLNPLYDQLVGIRFRALSYLADDCGEDVTPYI encoded by the coding sequence ATGGACTCTTCAACTCCAGTCAGACCGACTTACACCGATGAACAGATCTCAGTTTGGTTACGCGGTTTGCTGACTCTAGCTTGGGCAGACGATGATTTCGATGAGACGGAGCAGCACCTAATTGCGTCCCTAACTGAACACGAACTCACTCAGGAGGAAATGGATCATTTATTCAAACCCGTTTCTGATGACGAATTACGATCGAGCTTCGGAGATAGCCCCGAATGCGCCGAAAACTTTCTCCGAACTGCGGTGATGGTTGCTCTATCAGATGGGCTTTACACCTCAACCGAAGACGCAGTTTTAGAGCAGTTTTGTCAGACCTTAAATACGGGCACTGAGATTCTAGAAAATCTGCGGCTGACATTATGCGATCGACATCCCGAAACTCAGGAGTTACAACCTCACCCTGAACTGAGTTTAGATGTCTTGAAGCCTGTGCGATCGTGGCTCGATAATACTGAAATTCACGATCCGAAAATCGCTCGATTCTTATGCAAAATGATTCCGCCTCAATGCCCGTTCGAGCGCGATATCAAGCTATTCGGGCATAAGGTCGTTCACATTCCACCACTTTGCAAATTGAATCCGCTCTATGATCAACTGGTTGGAATTCGTTTCCGAGCCTTGTCATATTTAGCGGATGACTGCGGCGAAGATGTGACTCCTTACATTTGA
- a CDS encoding hypothetical protein (hypothetical protein LYNGBM3L_08060;~similar to AA sequence:cyanobase_aa:LBDG_32300): MSVTPRVLALDFDGVICDGLKEYFQTAWKAYAQIWQVEAAPDGKFAPAFYRLRPVVETGWEMPVLIRAIVSGIEEERIFQDWITIATQIVSADELKPLEISTIVDSIRDREIATDLESWLAEHEFYPGILDQLRSILSSSTDFFIISTKEGRFIKQLLQKQGIELKDDQVYGKESKRPKPQILSELKQTYGETASIWFVEDRMKTLEAVEKQETLTNVELFLADWGYNTESERHEGEKSDRIHLLSLSQFSQDFSSWI; this comes from the coding sequence ATGTCTGTGACTCCTCGCGTTCTGGCGCTCGATTTTGATGGTGTAATTTGTGATGGGCTGAAGGAATACTTTCAGACGGCTTGGAAGGCTTACGCTCAAATTTGGCAGGTTGAAGCGGCTCCGGATGGAAAGTTCGCGCCTGCGTTTTATCGATTGCGTCCGGTAGTAGAAACCGGGTGGGAAATGCCTGTTTTGATTCGGGCGATCGTATCGGGAATCGAGGAAGAGAGGATTTTTCAGGACTGGATTACGATCGCGACTCAGATTGTTTCAGCGGATGAATTGAAGCCGTTGGAAATTAGCACGATCGTCGACTCGATTCGCGATCGCGAGATTGCGACCGATTTAGAAAGCTGGTTAGCAGAACACGAATTTTATCCAGGAATTCTCGATCAACTGCGATCAATTCTGAGCAGTTCAACTGACTTCTTTATTATCAGCACCAAAGAAGGTCGATTCATCAAACAACTGCTGCAAAAACAAGGAATTGAACTGAAAGATGACCAGGTTTATGGCAAAGAGTCGAAACGCCCGAAGCCGCAGATTTTGAGCGAATTGAAACAGACTTACGGCGAAACGGCTTCGATTTGGTTTGTCGAAGATCGGATGAAAACGTTAGAGGCTGTAGAGAAACAGGAAACTTTGACGAACGTGGAATTATTCTTGGCAGATTGGGGATACAACACAGAATCGGAGCGGCACGAGGGGGAAAAGAGCGATCGTATTCACTTACTCTCTCTCTCCCAATTTTCTCAAGACTTCTCAAGCTGGATTTAG
- a CDS encoding PatS (similar to AA sequence:cyanobase_aa:LBDG_29920), protein MRAQTLVALFSWLIGAVAIGSYATERFSPAAQLNASESVPQVLAHRGSGRIETQWEYMTVPM, encoded by the coding sequence ATGCGCGCTCAAACTTTGGTTGCACTCTTTAGCTGGCTCATCGGAGCAGTTGCTATCGGTTCCTACGCCACCGAGCGTTTCTCCCCCGCCGCTCAGTTAAACGCTTCTGAATCCGTTCCACAAGTTCTTGCCCACCGGGGAAGCGGACGCATCGAAACCCAATGGGAATACATGACCGTTCCAATGTAA
- a CDS encoding hypothetical protein (hypothetical protein cce_1957;~similar to AA sequence:cyanobase_aa:LBDG_38750) — protein MKSQYSMVIQWSEEDRLYLVHLPEFPSQHFVTHGETYEEAARHGQEVLEMLIEDYQESGKPLPEPHRVVSAA, from the coding sequence ATGAAATCTCAATACAGCATGGTCATTCAGTGGTCAGAAGAAGACCGTCTCTACCTAGTACATCTGCCTGAATTTCCCTCTCAGCATTTCGTGACGCATGGCGAAACTTATGAAGAGGCAGCGAGACACGGACAAGAAGTGCTTGAGATGTTGATTGAGGATTATCAAGAAAGCGGGAAACCTCTACCTGAACCTCATCGCGTCGTCAGTGCAGCGTGA
- a CDS encoding sorbitol dehydrogenase (similar to AA sequence:cyanobase_aa:AM1_1526), with amino-acid sequence MKAQVFRGVNQLRYENVPKPEIAADEVLVQVQVVGLCQSDIKKIKYPLLEPPRIFGHETAGTIAAVGSEVKNWKIGDRVIVLHHIPCMHCAYCLNENFSMCDVYKNITTTAGFVPSGGGFAQYVKVPGHIVRNGGLMRIPDDVTFEQASFVEPTNCCLKAVKKAQIQPGQTVLVTGAGPIGLMFVMLVKYFGARAIATDLIPSRIEKALKVGADAAFDARDPELSSKIQAVTQRMGVDVSLLAVPSDKAFFQALDCTRKGGKILFFAEFPDEMEIPINPNVLYRREIDLMGSYSSSYRVQALAAEIVFQRRIDVDALISDRFPLSNLAEAVDRAVSPTPDTYKILIYPQM; translated from the coding sequence ATGAAAGCGCAAGTCTTTCGCGGAGTGAATCAACTCCGCTATGAAAATGTTCCAAAACCCGAAATTGCAGCCGATGAAGTGCTGGTGCAGGTTCAAGTCGTGGGCTTGTGTCAGTCAGATATTAAAAAGATTAAGTATCCCTTATTAGAACCGCCTCGGATTTTTGGGCATGAAACCGCAGGCACGATCGCGGCAGTCGGATCAGAAGTTAAAAATTGGAAAATTGGCGATCGTGTCATCGTTCTCCATCACATTCCTTGTATGCACTGCGCGTATTGTTTGAATGAGAATTTCTCAATGTGCGACGTGTATAAGAACATTACGACGACAGCGGGATTTGTGCCGAGCGGGGGCGGATTTGCCCAATATGTGAAAGTGCCGGGTCATATTGTGCGGAATGGCGGATTGATGCGGATTCCAGACGATGTGACGTTTGAGCAGGCGAGTTTTGTGGAGCCGACGAACTGCTGCTTGAAAGCGGTGAAGAAAGCGCAGATTCAGCCAGGGCAAACCGTTTTGGTGACGGGAGCGGGACCGATCGGGCTGATGTTTGTGATGTTGGTGAAATACTTTGGGGCGAGAGCGATCGCGACTGATTTAATTCCGTCCCGGATCGAGAAAGCCTTGAAAGTTGGAGCCGATGCCGCTTTTGATGCGCGTGACCCGGAACTATCGAGCAAAATTCAGGCAGTTACTCAACGGATGGGAGTCGATGTCAGTTTGTTGGCAGTTCCGAGCGATAAGGCATTTTTTCAAGCGTTAGATTGCACTCGGAAAGGCGGGAAGATTCTATTCTTTGCAGAGTTTCCGGATGAAATGGAAATTCCGATTAATCCGAATGTGTTGTATCGACGGGAGATTGATTTGATGGGCAGTTATAGTTCGTCGTATCGAGTGCAGGCATTAGCGGCGGAGATCGTGTTTCAGCGGCGGATTGATGTTGATGCGTTGATTAGCGATCGCTTTCCTCTCTCGAATCTTGCTGAAGCGGTCGATCGAGCCGTTTCGCCTACACCCGATACTTATAAGATTCTGATTTATCCTCAAATGTAA
- a CDS encoding hypothetical protein (protein of unknown function DUF502;~similar to AA sequence:cyanobase_aa:LBDG_32310) — translation MPVIHRLKQDLKNDLIAGLLVVIPLATTIWLTYTIANWVINFLTRVPKQVNPFDGLNPLLVNLLNFLVGLAVPLFSILFIGLMARNIAGRWLLDVGEQVLQAIPLAGAIYKTLKQLLETVLRDSSGKFRRVVLVEYPRKGVWSLGFVTGAIGAEVQSNFSHDMLSVFIPTTPNPTTGWYAVVPEADVINLSMPIEDAFKVIISGGIVSPDAMNVIATSSTKPPLAIADE, via the coding sequence GTGCCTGTGATCCATCGTCTCAAACAAGACCTGAAGAATGACCTGATCGCTGGTTTGCTCGTTGTCATTCCCTTAGCGACGACGATCTGGCTGACCTATACGATCGCGAATTGGGTAATTAATTTCCTCACCCGTGTTCCGAAACAGGTGAATCCGTTCGACGGCTTAAATCCGCTCTTGGTGAACCTGCTGAATTTTCTAGTCGGCTTGGCGGTTCCGCTGTTCAGTATTCTTTTCATTGGACTGATGGCGCGGAATATTGCAGGACGCTGGCTGCTGGATGTGGGCGAACAAGTCTTGCAAGCGATTCCGTTAGCAGGCGCGATTTACAAAACGCTAAAGCAGCTTCTAGAAACCGTTCTCCGCGATTCGAGTGGCAAGTTCCGTCGAGTCGTTTTGGTTGAATATCCCCGCAAAGGAGTTTGGTCCCTTGGGTTTGTCACAGGTGCGATCGGGGCGGAAGTGCAATCGAATTTCAGTCACGATATGCTGAGCGTCTTTATTCCCACGACTCCAAATCCAACTACGGGCTGGTATGCAGTTGTGCCTGAAGCGGATGTGATTAACTTATCGATGCCGATCGAGGATGCGTTCAAGGTGATTATTTCGGGTGGAATCGTCAGCCCGGACGCGATGAACGTGATTGCCACGAGCAGTACGAAGCCGCCGTTAGCGATCGCGGACGAATAA
- a CDS encoding hypothetical protein (similar to AA sequence:cyanobase_aa:LBDG_29900), with protein sequence MTESYYISISLHSRLYQRLCTEPVIYQLFAGSYHSRFRLIDENEPETIEEALEYWTETYPNLFHTETKTRRIIENFQVEIENASLRTAYLEQIEPRIAEALSQELRQRQSEDIEVVRKLLYGDRYFEVHGQREFKLVPLPTVQAGAKMLMQMEPQDLFEIDSDWTIEKSLNKRDESMEECCARFFSYWKDLYLDAAEQENVILIAST encoded by the coding sequence ATGACTGAAAGCTATTACATCTCGATTTCGTTGCACAGTCGCCTATATCAACGCCTATGCACAGAGCCAGTAATTTATCAACTCTTTGCGGGATCTTATCACTCTCGGTTTAGGCTTATTGATGAGAACGAACCTGAAACAATTGAGGAAGCACTTGAATACTGGACAGAAACCTATCCGAATCTTTTTCACACTGAAACCAAAACCCGACGCATTATCGAGAATTTTCAGGTAGAAATTGAGAATGCTTCGCTTAGAACGGCTTATCTTGAGCAAATTGAACCGCGAATTGCAGAGGCACTATCTCAGGAATTAAGACAACGCCAAAGTGAAGATATTGAAGTAGTACGAAAACTTCTATATGGCGATCGCTATTTCGAGGTTCACGGACAGCGTGAGTTTAAACTTGTTCCCCTCCCGACTGTTCAGGCAGGAGCAAAAATGCTGATGCAGATGGAGCCTCAAGATTTATTTGAAATTGATAGCGATTGGACGATCGAGAAAAGCCTTAATAAAAGAGATGAGTCTATGGAAGAATGCTGTGCAAGATTTTTCTCTTATTGGAAAGATCTGTACCTTGACGCAGCAGAGCAAGAAAACGTAATACTGATCGCAAGTACCTGA
- a CDS encoding heterocyst differentiation control protein (ab initio prediction:Prodigal:2.6;~similar to AA sequence:cyanobase_aa:NIES39_C03480) — translation MTNDLDLIKLLSPSAMDQIMLYLAFSAMRTGGHRHGAFLDAAATAAKCAIYMTYLEQDGNLRMTGHLHHIEPKRVKAIVEEVRQALTEGKLLKMLGSQEPRYLIQLPYLWMEHYPWQPGRSRIPGTSLTSEEKRQIEQKLPPNLPDAQLINAFQFLELIEFLHGRSQEDLPEEQRMPLSEALAEHIKRRLIYSGTVTRVESPWGMPFYALTRASYSPDDQEERAYVMIEDTARFFRIMQDWAKRQGQVMRVLEELDIPNDRIDSAIAELDEILRNWADRHHREGGKPFVVQMVFGSGEL, via the coding sequence ATGACAAACGACCTCGATCTGATCAAATTGCTCAGTCCAAGCGCGATGGATCAGATTATGTTGTATCTCGCTTTTAGCGCGATGCGGACTGGAGGACATCGCCACGGAGCATTTTTAGATGCTGCTGCGACTGCCGCCAAATGTGCCATTTACATGACGTATCTGGAGCAAGACGGCAACCTCCGCATGACTGGACATCTGCACCACATTGAACCGAAACGGGTTAAAGCGATCGTTGAGGAAGTCCGGCAAGCACTCACCGAAGGCAAGTTACTTAAAATGTTAGGGTCGCAAGAGCCTCGGTACTTGATTCAGTTGCCTTACCTCTGGATGGAACACTATCCGTGGCAGCCTGGTCGCTCAAGAATTCCGGGAACCAGTCTAACTTCTGAAGAAAAGCGCCAAATTGAACAAAAACTTCCACCGAATCTCCCCGACGCGCAGTTGATCAACGCCTTTCAATTTCTGGAGTTGATCGAGTTCCTGCATGGACGATCGCAAGAAGATCTCCCTGAAGAACAAAGAATGCCGCTGAGTGAAGCTCTTGCGGAACATATCAAGCGTCGTCTGATTTATTCGGGAACCGTCACCCGCGTCGAATCGCCTTGGGGAATGCCCTTTTATGCGCTGACTCGCGCTTCGTATTCTCCCGATGACCAGGAAGAACGTGCTTACGTCATGATCGAGGACACAGCCCGATTTTTCCGCATCATGCAGGATTGGGCGAAACGACAAGGGCAAGTGATGCGCGTTTTGGAAGAATTGGATATCCCGAACGATCGCATTGATAGCGCGATCGCAGAACTCGATGAAATTCTTCGCAACTGGGCAGACCGTCACCACAGAGAAGGCGGAAAACCATTCGTCGTGCAAATGGTCTTTGGTTCTGGTGAGTTGTAA
- a CDS encoding photosystem I iron-sulfur protein PsaC (similar to AA sequence:cyanobase_aa:Cyan7425_1741) → MSHTVKIYDTCIGCTQCVRACPTDVLEMVPWDGCRAGQIASSPRTEDCVGCKRCETACPTDFLSIRVYLGAETTRSMGLAY, encoded by the coding sequence ATGTCGCATACGGTCAAAATCTATGACACCTGTATTGGGTGTACGCAATGTGTTCGGGCTTGCCCAACAGACGTTCTAGAGATGGTTCCCTGGGATGGCTGTCGTGCGGGTCAAATCGCATCTTCGCCTCGCACTGAGGACTGTGTTGGTTGCAAACGGTGTGAAACTGCTTGTCCGACCGACTTCCTCAGCATTCGGGTTTACCTGGGTGCTGAAACAACGCGCAGTATGGGTCTGGCTTACTAA
- a CDS encoding glycosyl transferase family protein (similar to AA sequence:cyanobase_aa:LBDG_32320) translates to MFSIFILTHNEETEIAACVESALLSDDVIVVDSFSDDRTLSIAEAYPVRTVQHKFESHGKQRTWMLRSIPVKYDWVYILEADERMTPELFQECLDTIETAEHVGYYVAERVMFMGKWIRRSTQYPRYQLRLFQREKVWFTDYGHTEREVVEGTTGFLKETYPHYTSGKGFSRWIDKHNRYSTNEAIETLRQLEFGQLDWKALFLGRSEVERRRALKDLSLRLPFRPLIRFLYMYFLLGGILDGYPGFTWCMLQAFYEYLILLKVWELKNLPIEAPKPVESLQNVK, encoded by the coding sequence ATGTTTTCTATTTTCATCCTGACGCACAATGAAGAAACCGAAATTGCGGCTTGTGTTGAATCGGCGTTGTTGTCGGATGATGTGATTGTGGTGGATTCTTTTAGTGACGATCGCACCCTGTCGATCGCTGAGGCGTATCCGGTTAGAACGGTTCAGCACAAATTCGAGAGCCACGGAAAACAGCGAACTTGGATGCTGCGATCGATTCCGGTGAAATACGATTGGGTGTACATTCTCGAAGCTGATGAGCGAATGACTCCGGAGCTTTTCCAGGAATGTTTGGATACGATCGAGACCGCTGAGCACGTTGGATACTATGTGGCTGAACGTGTCATGTTCATGGGCAAATGGATTCGCCGCAGTACTCAATATCCGCGCTATCAATTGCGACTGTTTCAGCGTGAGAAAGTTTGGTTCACCGATTACGGACATACAGAACGGGAAGTCGTGGAAGGAACGACCGGATTTTTGAAAGAGACTTATCCGCATTACACATCTGGGAAAGGCTTTAGTCGCTGGATTGATAAGCACAATCGATATTCGACCAATGAAGCGATCGAGACATTGCGCCAACTTGAATTCGGACAGTTGGACTGGAAAGCGCTCTTTTTGGGTCGATCGGAAGTTGAACGGAGACGCGCTCTAAAAGATCTTTCTCTTCGCTTACCGTTTCGCCCATTGATTCGATTTCTTTATATGTATTTCCTGCTCGGTGGCATACTCGATGGTTATCCCGGTTTTACCTGGTGTATGTTACAGGCATTTTACGAGTATCTAATTCTGCTCAAGGTTTGGGAACTCAAAAATCTGCCTATCGAAGCACCCAAACCCGTTGAATCCCTGCAAAATGTAAAATAA
- a CDS encoding FAD-dependent pyridine nucleotide-disulfide oxidoreductase (similar to AA sequence:cyanobase_aa:LBDG_29910), whose amino-acid sequence MIEKIFSSERSMRKLIADVLVVGGGTGGTAAAIQAARRGAKTILVSEFSWLGGMLTSAGVTAPDGNELAAFQTGLWGAFLRELEQRQPDGLDHAWVSFFTYEARIGAEIFADWVKALPNLEWIQGEIPEKVLRERESILSVEFQSVKIEAKITIDATELGDLLELGNIPYRWGWELQSEFNELSAPIEHNELTRTYPVQAPTWVVVLRDFGNAIAPEIPKPPNYDPTKFEQAWTKYGAEAFLNYGRLPGNRFMINWPISGNDYGEGVDRLLNLKTRAQFHQEAKDYSLGFAHFIQSQLGTRYGLAEDTFPIGAIALHPYYRESRRLIGITTVREQDLLPKGRVAPLPFRVEAIGCEYAKNFCQSIAIGNYANDHHYPSGDIPLKPKSTRWGGRWTGTPFTIPYSSLVPRTIDNFLVCEKNISVTHMANGATRLQPVVLGIGQAAGMAAALCIEQNCQPRDLDVRSLQLALVTDAIAPAAIFPLYNLSPSHPEWQHWQRYYINHPESYPNSGECPAKSWIQPPSKAAQPFSGIFERKAVQEYTLRSIDDSQQIWSIVTVEAAIDAQLQKIQSGQLLSGLGKYNRSGNWILVEALSAE is encoded by the coding sequence ATGATTGAAAAGATTTTTAGCTCAGAACGATCGATGCGAAAACTAATCGCAGATGTACTGGTTGTAGGAGGCGGAACCGGAGGAACAGCCGCAGCAATCCAAGCTGCAAGGCGGGGAGCCAAAACGATTTTAGTCAGCGAATTTTCCTGGTTAGGCGGAATGCTCACCAGTGCAGGTGTCACCGCTCCCGATGGCAACGAACTCGCAGCCTTTCAAACCGGACTCTGGGGCGCGTTTTTACGAGAATTAGAGCAGCGACAGCCCGATGGATTGGATCACGCTTGGGTAAGTTTTTTCACATATGAAGCGCGAATCGGAGCCGAAATTTTTGCCGATTGGGTGAAAGCTTTACCAAATTTAGAGTGGATTCAAGGCGAAATTCCAGAGAAGGTGTTGAGAGAGAGAGAGAGCATTCTCTCGGTCGAATTCCAATCGGTCAAAATCGAGGCAAAAATCACGATCGATGCCACCGAACTCGGCGATCTGCTCGAACTCGGAAACATCCCGTATCGCTGGGGCTGGGAACTACAATCCGAATTCAATGAACTGAGTGCCCCGATCGAACACAACGAACTGACCCGAACCTATCCCGTTCAAGCGCCCACCTGGGTCGTCGTCCTGCGCGATTTTGGAAATGCGATCGCTCCCGAAATTCCCAAGCCCCCAAATTACGACCCTACCAAATTCGAGCAGGCTTGGACAAAATACGGAGCCGAAGCCTTTCTTAATTACGGACGCTTACCCGGAAACCGCTTCATGATCAATTGGCCCATTTCCGGCAACGATTACGGTGAAGGCGTAGACCGTTTACTCAATCTAAAAACCCGCGCCCAATTCCACCAAGAAGCCAAAGATTATTCTCTCGGCTTTGCCCATTTCATTCAATCGCAACTCGGAACCCGTTACGGGCTTGCAGAAGACACCTTCCCGATAGGCGCGATCGCACTTCACCCGTACTATCGAGAAAGTCGCCGCCTCATCGGAATCACAACTGTACGTGAACAAGACTTGCTACCAAAAGGACGAGTCGCCCCGTTACCATTCCGAGTTGAAGCGATCGGGTGCGAATACGCCAAAAATTTCTGTCAATCGATCGCGATCGGCAATTACGCGAACGATCACCATTATCCAAGCGGCGATATTCCCCTCAAACCCAAATCGACTCGCTGGGGTGGACGCTGGACAGGCACACCGTTCACGATTCCTTATTCTTCTCTCGTACCAAGGACGATCGACAATTTCCTAGTTTGTGAAAAAAATATCTCGGTCACGCACATGGCAAATGGCGCAACCCGTTTACAGCCTGTCGTTTTAGGGATTGGACAAGCCGCAGGAATGGCAGCCGCTCTTTGCATCGAGCAAAACTGTCAGCCACGAGATCTTGATGTGCGATCGCTCCAACTCGCCCTCGTCACTGATGCGATCGCTCCCGCCGCAATTTTCCCTCTGTACAATTTGTCACCTTCGCACCCGGAATGGCAGCACTGGCAACGCTACTATATTAATCATCCAGAAAGCTATCCTAACAGCGGTGAATGTCCCGCCAAATCTTGGATTCAGCCTCCGAGCAAAGCAGCACAGCCCTTCAGCGGAATTTTTGAGCGAAAAGCAGTACAAGAGTATACCTTGAGATCGATCGACGATTCACAGCAAATTTGGTCGATCGTCACCGTAGAAGCCGCGATCGATGCCCAACTCCAGAAAATCCAGTCCGGACAACTACTGAGCGGACTCGGTAAATATAATCGATCGGGAAATTGGATTTTAGTAGAAGCCCTGAGTGCCGAATAA
- a CDS encoding hypothetical protein (similar to AA sequence:cyanobase_aa:LBDG_29900): MSHSIYYFAIAPQNRLYQQLCEDKATYILLARAICQYDFEIFNCIENNNDPADLEGIDNVLEPLIEEFPDAFPTKDQAVKIVQRFQTDVKNYSIDTARLSSHLYPEIERRLIEILSSSSDKDSELISQLIWSQNLLDPHGIYPSNVHQIHQISSPVVQAGATLLRDIPPEILFNISEYLPTGDEAEDSIRRREFYINANWDDDDVDEYQKWWNLYLQAAEAQNEVLTVIS, translated from the coding sequence ATGAGCCATTCAATCTACTACTTTGCGATCGCGCCTCAGAACCGCCTTTACCAGCAGTTATGTGAAGATAAAGCAACTTATATTCTCCTAGCACGAGCGATTTGCCAGTATGACTTTGAGATTTTCAATTGCATTGAGAACAATAACGATCCTGCTGATCTTGAGGGGATTGATAATGTACTCGAACCTCTAATTGAAGAATTTCCAGATGCTTTTCCTACTAAAGACCAAGCAGTCAAAATTGTTCAAAGATTTCAAACAGACGTGAAAAACTATTCAATTGATACTGCTCGGTTGTCTAGTCACCTTTATCCTGAAATTGAAAGACGATTAATCGAAATACTAAGCTCATCATCAGATAAAGATTCCGAGTTGATTTCTCAACTAATCTGGAGCCAAAATCTGCTTGATCCACATGGAATTTATCCTAGTAATGTTCATCAAATTCATCAAATTTCTTCCCCAGTAGTTCAAGCAGGTGCAACGCTACTTCGAGATATTCCCCCAGAAATTCTATTCAACATCTCTGAATATTTGCCTACAGGCGACGAGGCAGAAGATTCTATCCGTCGAAGAGAGTTCTACATCAATGCAAATTGGGATGATGACGATGTAGATGAATATCAAAAATGGTGGAACCTGTATCTTCAAGCAGCAGAAGCACAAAACGAAGTTTTAACTGTAATTTCATAG
- a CDS encoding hypothetical protein (similar to AA sequence:cyanobase_aa:Cyan7425_3459) has translation MTVRQPRYSKEEFARRGNEIYETQVRSQVEAGNHGRIVAIDIETGAFELADTTMLAVDRLYEREPDAQPWVIRIGHRAVFRIGSRSLRNSV, from the coding sequence ATGACCGTTCGACAACCCCGCTACAGCAAAGAGGAATTTGCTCGACGGGGAAATGAGATTTATGAAACTCAGGTGCGATCGCAGGTCGAAGCAGGAAATCATGGCAGAATTGTCGCGATCGACATTGAAACAGGCGCTTTTGAACTCGCTGATACAACAATGCTGGCAGTCGATCGACTGTATGAGCGTGAACCTGATGCTCAACCTTGGGTGATTCGGATTGGGCACCGAGCAGTCTTCCGTATCGGCAGTCGAAGTCTAAGGAACTCTGTATGA